The Candidatus Methylomirabilota bacterium genome has a segment encoding these proteins:
- a CDS encoding MGMT family protein gives MKAFHAAVYRLVRQVPRGRVVTYGQVAALLGYPRAARAVGQAMRHCPPSLPWHRVVNARGGISVRGNVGSMLTQRILLEQEGVRVRRGRLSLVSYRWSGGRGGRPLRLAALEQL, from the coding sequence ATGAAGGCGTTTCACGCGGCGGTGTATCGTCTGGTGCGGCAGGTCCCGCGGGGACGCGTGGTGACGTATGGTCAGGTTGCCGCGCTGCTGGGCTACCCGCGGGCCGCGCGGGCGGTGGGCCAGGCGATGCGGCATTGCCCCCCGTCGCTGCCCTGGCACCGGGTGGTCAACGCGCGCGGCGGCATCAGCGTGCGGGGTAACGTGGGGAGCATGCTGACGCAGCGGATCCTCCTCGAGCAGGAAGGCGTGCGGGTGCGGCGGGGGCGGCTCTCGCTGGTGAGCTACCGGTGGTCGGGGGGACGGGGCGGTCGGCCCCTTCGGCTCGCCGCGCTCGAGCAGTTGTGA
- a CDS encoding SDR family oxidoreductase gives MKLKDKVALVTGAGSGIGRATALLFAQEGARVAVVDVREDAAKATAQEIERGGGQALALRTDVSLAADNQAAVEQTVARWGRLDIFFANAGVPERPTPVEELDEATFDRIIAVNVKGPFLGAKYAAPVMKKQKSGVILITGSTSAVRPRPGVQAYSASKGAAHVLAKSLALELAPFGVRVIAIAPVATETPMLPTFMGKDKVDEEGMTRYRATVPLGRLNQPEDLARAALFLASDDAAMITGSTVEVDGGRCI, from the coding sequence ATGAAGCTCAAGGACAAGGTCGCGCTGGTCACGGGGGCGGGCTCGGGCATCGGCCGGGCGACGGCTCTCCTCTTCGCCCAGGAGGGCGCGCGGGTGGCGGTGGTGGACGTCCGCGAGGACGCCGCCAAGGCCACCGCCCAGGAGATCGAGCGGGGCGGCGGTCAGGCGCTGGCCCTCCGCACCGACGTGAGCCTCGCCGCCGACAATCAGGCGGCCGTGGAGCAGACGGTGGCGCGCTGGGGCCGCCTCGACATCTTCTTCGCGAACGCGGGCGTGCCGGAGCGGCCCACGCCGGTGGAGGAGCTCGACGAGGCGACCTTCGACCGGATCATCGCCGTCAACGTGAAGGGGCCCTTCCTCGGCGCCAAGTACGCGGCGCCGGTGATGAAGAAGCAGAAGAGCGGGGTGATCCTCATCACGGGCTCGACCTCGGCGGTGCGCCCGCGGCCGGGCGTCCAGGCCTATTCGGCGTCGAAGGGCGCGGCCCACGTGCTCGCCAAGAGCCTCGCGCTCGAGCTAGCCCCCTTCGGCGTGCGCGTGATCGCGATCGCCCCGGTGGCCACCGAGACGCCCATGCTCCCGACCTTCATGGGCAAGGACAAGGTGGACGAGGAGGGAATGACCCGCTATCGCGCCACCGTGCCGCTGGGGCGGCTCAATCAGCCCGAGGACCTCGCGCGCGCCGCGCTCTTCCTCGCATCGGACGACGCCGCCATGATCACCGGCTCCACCGTCGAGGTCGACGGGGGGCGCTGCATCTGA
- a CDS encoding peroxiredoxin gives MSDEKTLAPGDTAPDFTLKTIGLKDVSLREYRGKNVVLLFYPLDWTPGUSTCMPAFDRRVRDFEAANTQVLGISTDSPFSHENWAKSVGISNYPLLSDVHRDVAKAYGVYWPDWNANVRATFIVDPQGRVRFVERYGRGSLPDPDKILAEIKKLG, from the coding sequence GTGAGCGACGAGAAGACGCTGGCACCGGGGGATACCGCCCCCGACTTCACCTTGAAGACCATCGGCTTGAAGGACGTCAGTCTCCGCGAGTATCGCGGAAAGAACGTCGTCCTGCTGTTCTACCCGCTGGACTGGACGCCCGGCTGATCGACCTGCATGCCCGCCTTCGACCGCCGTGTGCGGGATTTCGAGGCGGCCAATACCCAGGTTCTGGGTATCAGCACGGACAGCCCCTTCAGTCACGAGAACTGGGCGAAGTCGGTGGGCATCTCGAACTATCCACTGCTCTCCGACGTGCACCGCGACGTGGCGAAGGCCTACGGCGTGTACTGGCCGGACTGGAACGCCAACGTGCGCGCGACCTTCATCGTGGATCCGCAGGGTCGGGTCCGCTTCGTGGAGCGCTACGGGCGCGGGTCGCTGCCCGACCCGGACAAGATCCTCGCCGAGATCAAGAAGCTCGGCTGA
- a CDS encoding LLM class F420-dependent oxidoreductase, whose protein sequence is MRLGLNLGYSGASMGMDLTLVQEADRLGYHSVWSAEAYGSDAVTPLTWVAARTEKIRVGTAIMQIPGRTPSLTATTALTLDQLSGGRFLLGLGVSGPQVVEGWHGVPFGKPLQRTREYVEIVRAVWKREKPLEFKGDYYQIPYKGPDATGLGKPLKSILHGRADIPIYLAAIGPKNVALAAEIADGWLPIFFSAERMRVFKEYLDAGFRAAGGGKSLDRFDVAPTVAVVVGDDVAACRARIKPQLALYVGGMGARGKNFYNELVSRYGYEGEAKRIQDLYLAGKKEDAAAAVPDALVDEIALCGPKARIRERLAVWKGSGITTLIVGARTPDAVRLMAELAL, encoded by the coding sequence ATGCGACTGGGACTGAACCTCGGCTACTCCGGCGCCAGCATGGGGATGGATCTCACCCTCGTCCAGGAGGCGGACCGCCTGGGCTATCACTCGGTGTGGTCCGCCGAGGCGTATGGCTCCGACGCGGTGACACCACTGACGTGGGTGGCCGCGCGCACCGAGAAGATCCGCGTGGGCACCGCGATCATGCAGATTCCCGGACGGACGCCTTCCCTCACCGCGACCACCGCGCTCACCCTCGACCAGCTTTCGGGCGGACGATTCCTCCTGGGGCTCGGCGTCTCCGGGCCGCAGGTGGTGGAGGGCTGGCACGGCGTCCCCTTCGGCAAGCCGCTGCAGCGTACGCGCGAGTACGTGGAGATCGTGAGGGCGGTCTGGAAGCGCGAGAAGCCCCTCGAGTTCAAGGGGGACTACTACCAGATCCCCTACAAGGGGCCCGACGCCACCGGGCTCGGCAAGCCGCTCAAGTCCATCCTGCACGGGCGGGCCGATATCCCCATCTATCTCGCCGCCATCGGCCCGAAGAACGTGGCGCTGGCGGCGGAGATTGCCGACGGCTGGCTGCCGATCTTCTTCTCGGCCGAGCGTATGCGCGTGTTCAAGGAGTACCTCGACGCGGGCTTTCGCGCCGCGGGGGGTGGCAAGTCACTGGACCGCTTCGACGTGGCGCCCACGGTGGCGGTGGTGGTGGGTGACGACGTGGCGGCCTGCCGCGCGCGGATCAAGCCACAGCTCGCGCTCTACGTGGGCGGCATGGGGGCACGGGGGAAGAACTTCTACAACGAGCTGGTCTCTCGCTACGGCTACGAGGGCGAGGCCAAGCGTATCCAGGATCTTTACCTCGCCGGCAAGAAGGAGGACGCCGCCGCGGCGGTGCCCGACGCCCTCGTGGACGAGATCGCGCTCTGCGGGCCGAAGGCGCGCATCCGCGAGCGGCTGGCCGTGTGGAAGGGCTCCGGCATCACCACCCTCATCGTGGGGGCGCGGACGCCAGACGCGGTCCGCCTGATGGCGGAGCTGGCCCTCTGA
- a CDS encoding YbaK/EbsC family protein has translation MKPAAAKVQAAITASGLNGKVIELDVHARTSQQAADALGVEVAQIAKSLVFVVNDAPIMVVAAGDNRVDEKKVSALAGGSIRRADPDLVKQATGYSIGGVPPFAHASPLRIWIDRDLGRHAVFYAAAGLPECVFPLNLDELVRASGGVLADVKQDGPQRGGQP, from the coding sequence ATGAAGCCCGCTGCCGCGAAAGTGCAGGCCGCCATCACTGCGTCCGGGCTCAACGGCAAGGTGATCGAGCTCGACGTGCACGCACGCACGTCGCAGCAGGCGGCGGACGCCCTCGGGGTCGAGGTCGCCCAGATCGCGAAGTCGCTCGTGTTCGTCGTCAACGACGCCCCCATCATGGTCGTCGCGGCGGGCGACAACCGCGTCGACGAGAAGAAGGTCTCGGCGCTGGCCGGCGGTTCGATCCGCCGCGCGGATCCCGACCTGGTGAAGCAGGCCACCGGCTATTCGATCGGGGGCGTGCCGCCGTTTGCCCACGCGAGCCCGCTGCGGATCTGGATCGATCGGGATCTGGGCCGCCATGCCGTCTTCTACGCCGCGGCCGGGCTGCCCGAATGCGTGTTCCCGCTCAACCTGGATGAGCTCGTGCGTGCCAGCGGAGGCGTGCTGGCGGACGTGAAGCAGGACGGCCCGCAACGAGGAGGTCAGCCATGA
- a CDS encoding ABC transporter ATP-binding protein: protein MSRPDDEVLGKAYDSRLMGRLWEVTRPHQRLVVLSLILFPLTAAAELLGPYLVKLAIDHHILVGDSSGLGVMAALFLLTQIGLYGLRVSQAYVTQVTGQRVMHDLRRALFAHLQRLEAAFFDKNPVGRLMTRLLSDVEAINEMFTSGGVALVGDVVTLTGVVVILLLLNWRLALVTFALVPLLVLGAAYFRIKARQCYRIIRVRLAALNAFLQESLQGMTVIQLFARERQEATAFAQLNGQLRAAQFRSTLYDASLYATVEAIGSAAVAVLLWYGGGQVLTGALTFGGLVAFIEYTSRFFLPIRDLGAKYSVMQAAMVSAERVFGLLDTAPAIVGPVRPVTRRAAAAPAVEFRDVSFAYREGDWVLRRCSFRIGGQERVALVGPTGEGKTTIARLMTRAYEVSEGQVLVDGVDVREWDLTALRRHVGLIPQEPFLFAGTLRENLAMGHDGSGDGEALRRALVRAQADRVVNAMPGGLDAIVRERGVNLSQGQRQLLAIARALIYNPRVLALDEATSSVDAESELLIRAAMTELLAGRASVIIAHRLSTIQSADRILVLHRGRVRETGRHAELMAEGGLYARLYEMQFGREPA, encoded by the coding sequence TTGAGCAGGCCTGACGACGAGGTCCTCGGGAAGGCCTACGATTCCCGGCTGATGGGGCGGCTCTGGGAGGTCACCCGGCCGCACCAGCGCCTGGTCGTGCTGTCGCTGATCCTCTTTCCCCTCACCGCCGCGGCCGAGCTCCTCGGGCCCTACCTGGTCAAGCTCGCCATCGACCACCACATCCTGGTGGGCGACTCGTCGGGCCTCGGCGTGATGGCGGCGCTATTCCTGCTCACGCAGATCGGTCTCTACGGGCTGCGCGTGAGCCAGGCCTACGTCACCCAGGTCACTGGCCAGCGCGTGATGCACGACCTTCGCCGGGCACTGTTCGCCCATCTCCAGCGGCTCGAGGCCGCATTCTTCGACAAGAATCCGGTGGGGCGACTCATGACGCGTCTCCTCAGCGACGTCGAGGCCATCAACGAGATGTTCACGAGCGGCGGGGTGGCCCTCGTGGGCGACGTGGTCACGCTCACCGGCGTGGTGGTCATCCTCCTGCTCCTGAACTGGCGCCTCGCCCTGGTCACCTTCGCGCTGGTGCCGTTGCTCGTCCTCGGCGCGGCGTACTTCAGGATCAAGGCCCGCCAGTGCTACCGGATCATCCGGGTCCGGCTGGCCGCGCTCAATGCCTTCCTGCAGGAGTCGCTGCAGGGTATGACGGTGATCCAGCTGTTTGCGCGCGAGCGGCAGGAAGCGACGGCCTTCGCCCAGCTCAACGGCCAGCTCCGGGCCGCGCAGTTCCGCTCCACCCTCTACGACGCGTCGCTCTACGCCACGGTGGAGGCGATCGGCTCGGCGGCGGTGGCGGTGCTCCTCTGGTACGGCGGCGGTCAGGTGCTCACGGGTGCGCTCACGTTCGGCGGCCTCGTGGCCTTCATCGAGTACACGAGCCGGTTCTTCCTGCCCATCCGCGATCTCGGCGCCAAGTACTCGGTGATGCAGGCCGCCATGGTATCGGCGGAGCGGGTGTTCGGGCTCCTCGACACCGCGCCCGCGATCGTCGGTCCCGTCCGACCGGTGACTCGGCGCGCGGCGGCCGCGCCCGCGGTGGAGTTCCGCGATGTCTCGTTCGCGTACCGGGAGGGCGACTGGGTGCTGCGGCGCTGCTCGTTTCGCATCGGCGGGCAGGAGCGCGTGGCGCTCGTGGGGCCCACCGGCGAGGGCAAGACCACCATCGCGCGGCTCATGACGCGCGCCTACGAGGTGAGCGAGGGCCAGGTGCTGGTGGACGGCGTGGATGTGCGCGAGTGGGACCTGACGGCGCTGCGGCGCCACGTGGGCCTGATCCCGCAGGAGCCTTTCCTCTTCGCGGGGACTTTGCGTGAGAACCTCGCCATGGGGCACGACGGCAGCGGGGACGGGGAGGCTCTCCGCCGCGCGCTCGTCCGCGCGCAAGCGGACCGGGTGGTGAACGCGATGCCGGGCGGCCTCGACGCCATCGTGCGCGAGCGGGGCGTCAACCTCTCGCAGGGCCAGCGGCAGCTGCTGGCCATCGCCCGCGCCCTCATCTATAATCCTCGCGTTCTCGCCCTCGACGAGGCGACCTCGAGCGTGGACGCGGAGTCGGAGCTCCTGATCCGCGCGGCCATGACGGAGCTGCTGGCGGGGCGGGCAAGCGTGATCATCGCGCACCGGCTGTCCACCATCCAGAGCGCGGACCGGATCCTCGTGCTCCATCGCGGGCGCGTGCGGGAGACGGGGCGTCACGCCGAGCTGATGGCGGAGGGCGGGCTGTACGCGCGGCTGTACGAGATGCAGTTCGGACGGGAGCCGGCATGA